From one Colletotrichum destructivum chromosome 3, complete sequence genomic stretch:
- a CDS encoding Putative pyrimidine 5-nucleotidase, HAD superfamily, haloacid dehalogenase-like hydrolase has protein sequence MPARLPPRISRSFSSPIRPPGSFYSHKTKYFTSNRAPEPTRPVLLLRPSFQYRPSRLYSSISSMDPIKPQANGVLTPKPVLFFDIDNCLYPRSSRVQDHMAQLIDEYFAKHLSLSWEDAVKLHKEYYTNYGLAIEGLVRHHQIDPLEYNSKVDDALPLEDILKPNLKLRQLLEDVDKSKCTMWLLTNAYVNHAKRVLKLLGIEDLFDGLTFCDYGQQPLVCKPAKEMYLRAMRESGVEKMEDCYFVDDSYLNCQKAQGYGWNVAHLVEEDLPVPQTPASAHQIRHLRELRDVFPQFFKSKNA, from the exons ATGCCCGCCAGACTCCCACCTCGCATATCCAgaagcttctcctcgcccaTTCGGCCTCCCGGGTCGTTCTATTCACATAAAACCAAATATTTTACATCTAATCGCGCGCCCGAGCCTACCAGGCCTGTCTTGCTGTTGCGCCCTTCCTTTCAGTACCGACCCAGCCGATTATACTCCTCGATCTCATCCATGGATCCCATCAAACCCCAGGCAAATGGAGTGTTGACTCCCAAGCCAGTGCTTTTCTT TGACATTGACAACTGCCTGTACCCCAGAA GCTCAAGGGTCCAAGACCACATGGCACAGCTGATTGACGAGTACTTCGCGAAGCATCTTTCCCTCTCCTGGGAAGATGCGGTCAAGCTGCATAAGGAGTACTACACCAACTACGGGCTCGCTATTGAGGGCCTCGTGCGGCACCACCAGATTGACCCTCTGGAGTACAACtccaaggtcgacgacgcgctgCCCCTTGAAGACATTCTGAAGCCCAACCTCAAGCTGCGGCAACTTCTTGAAGATGTCGACAAGAGCAAGTGCACCATGTGGCTACTGACCAACGCCTACGTTAACCACGCCAAGCGCGTGTTGAAGCTGCTGGGTATCGAGGACCTATTCGACGGCCTGACATTCTGCGACTACGGACAACAGCCACTGGTCTGCAAACCTGCCAAGGAGATGTACCTGAGAGCCATGCGGGAGTCGGGcgtcgagaagatggaggatTGCTACTTTGTTG ACGATTCATACCTGAACTGCCAGAAAGCCCAGGGCTATGGCTGGAACGTGGCACACCTAGTAGAGGAGGATCTGCCAGTGCCACAAACGCCAGCATCCGCGCACCAGATCCGACACCTGAGGGAACTCCGAGACGTCTTCCCTCAATTCTTCAAGTCAAAAAACGCTTAG
- a CDS encoding Putative mediator complex, subunit Med21, mediator complex, subunit Med7/Med21 → MGDRLTQLQDAVDQLAQQFVASFHFVHRRHDLELLGPNDKIREVKQDPEQKEVDPLPPDEFKDGLAELARDLIIKEQQIEVLISTLPGLDSSEADQERYIRELEDELKVAEAQRQDAIKEKDQILAKLDEVIRSIRRP, encoded by the exons ATGGGTGATAGACTCACTCAACTGCAAGATGCTGTGGACCAG CTCGCCCAGCAGTTCGTCGCGAGCTTCCACTTTGTCCATCGACGCCATgatctcgagcttctcggtcCCAATGATAAAATCAGAGAGGTCAAGCAAGATCCCGAACAGAAGGAAG TCGACCCCCTCCCGCCCGATGAATTCAaggacggcctggccgaACTGGCGCGCGACTTAATCATCAAAGAGCAGCAGATCGAAGTCCTCATATCCACCCTTCCGGGTTTGGATAGCAGCGAGGCCGACCAGGAGCGCTATATACGGGAATTGGAGGACGAGCTGAAGGTTGCCGAGGCGCAGAGGCAGGACGCgatcaaggagaaggaccaGATACTGGCAAAGCTCGATGAGGTGATCAGGAGCATTCGGCGGCCATGA
- a CDS encoding Putative required for respiratory growth protein 7, with protein MHALRRSLLQQWPRCSQLTFLPLVHSDLISTWPPLRQGRKKRPELLYPEPPTTHHHDLASFLAYAERTGLDTFSTVYVGTHYEYTVSLTLSQYGIQAVRVGGASDNGIDLLGTWDIPSRTKPVRVILQCKGGTQRIGPSLVRELEGSFIGAPVGWRGDGVIAFLVSQNTASKGVREALGRSRWPMGFVSCSRDGFVQQMLWNQRAEEEGLRGFGVAMRHAETGDDKSQIVLTYNGKRVGSVTKTDVSRL; from the coding sequence ATGCACGCTTTACGGCGCTCCTTACTCCAGCAATGGCCCCGCTGCTCACAACTCACCTTCCTCCCCTTGGTCCACTCAGATCTCATTTCAACATGGCCACCACTAAGACAGGGTCGGAAAAAACGCCCCGAACTGCTTTACCCTGAGCCTCCAACAacacaccaccacgaccTCGCGTCGTTTCTTGCGTACGCAGAACGAACCGGTCTCGACACATTTTCGACTGTCTATGTCGGAACCCACTATGAGTACACGGTCTCCTTGACACTCTCCCAGTACGGCATCCAGGCCGTCCGGGTCGGTGGAGCCTCGGACAACGGCATAGACCTCCTCGGCACATGGGACATCCCCTCTCGGACCAAACCTGTCAGAGTAATCCTCCAATGCAAAGGAGGCACTCAGCGTATCGGCCCCTCGCTGGTCCGGGAGCTGGAGGGCTCCTTCATCGGCGCTCCTGTCGGCTGgcgcggcgatggcgtcaTCGCGTTCCTGGTCAGCCAGAATACGGCGAGCAAGGGGGTTCGGGAGGCTTTGGGACGGAGCCGCTGGCCCATGGGCTTTGTTTCGTGCTCTAGGGACGGGTTCGTGCAGCAAATGCTTTGGAACCAgcgggcggaggaggaggggctaAGAGGTTTTGGGGTCGCCATGCGCCATGCTGAAACTGGGGACGACAAGTCGCAGATTGTCTTGACGTACAACGGCAAGCGAGTTGGCAGTGTTACCAAGACGGACGTGTCTAGGCTTTGA
- a CDS encoding Putative short-chain dehydrogenase/reductase SDR, NAD(P)-binding domain superfamily, giving the protein MSSFNPDRDIPDLSGKVILVTGGNVGLGKQTILQLSKHNPKHIFLAARSETKSVAAIEEIRKVVPNAAPITYINLDLTSFDSIKQAVKDFHSHSESLHILVNNAGIMATPAGVTKEGYEIQFGTNHLGHALLTKLLLPTLKKTVTASSPPHDVRIINVASSAEASSPATDTYKFDKLKTDMASTSTVTRYGISKVANIHHARALSRRHPEIRSISLHPGVVNTNLTNGVVASWPIMKPFMSVFKLFSTSVWNGTKNQLWAAVSPDAKSGEFYFPVGVTGKGSKQSRDKALEEALWDWTERELEGHI; this is encoded by the coding sequence ATGTCGTCGTTCAACCCGGACAGAGATATACCCGACCTTTCAGGCAAAGTCATCCTCGTGACTGGAGGAAACGTCGGCCTGGGGAAGCAGACCATTCTGCAGCTCAGCAAGCATAACCCGAAACATATTTTTCTTGCTGCTCGTTCCGAGACCAAGTCAGTAGCCGCCATTGAGGAGATACGCAAGGTCGTGCCAAATGCGGCGCCCATCACCTATATCAACCTCGACCTCACGTCCTTTGATAGCATCAAACAGGCTGTCAAGGACTTCCACTCCCATTCGGAAAGTCTTCATatcctcgtcaacaacgccggcatcatgGCTACGCCGGCGGGCGTCACCAAGGAGGGCTATGAGATCCAGTTCGGCACCAATCACCTCGGTCATGCGCTGCTCACAAAGCTCCTTCTTCCAACTCTGAAGAAGACAGTTACGGCTAGTAGCCCGCCTCACGACGTCCGCATTATCAATGTCGCCTCCTCCGCAgaggcctcctcgcccgccacTGACACCTACAAATTCGACAAGCTCAAGACAGATATGGCCTCTACCTCGACAGTCACCCGCTATGGCATTTCAAAGGTGGCCAATATACATCATGCCCGCGCCCTGTCTCGTCGCCACCCTGAGATTCGATCCATCTCTCTACACCCTGGCGTCGTCAACACCAACCTTACCAATGGCGTAGTCGCCAGTTGGCCTATCATGAAACCTTTTATGTCCGTGTTCAAGTTGTTTTCTACCAGCGTGTGGAACGGCACGAAGAATCAGTTATGGGCTGCTGTCAGTCCCGACGCCAAGTCGGGCGAGTTCTACTTTCCCGTTGGTGTTACGGGCAAGGGGTCCAAGCAGTCGAGAGACAAGGCTCTCGAGGAGGCACTCTGGGACTGGACCGAGAGGGAGCTTGAGGGGCATATTTAA
- a CDS encoding Putative signal transduction response regulator, receiver domain, histidine kinase/HSP90-like ATPase has product MEESFSLVGSHLGPKAADLANPFLPGEAFDSVSDEPRGRQSVPSLSRTPSSSDSDGTQPTPVSESDGSQSTGSVAPVAKPGSQDPTSQPAANSASEAQSGPSCKTTNNLIFSNAAEKIRQATDTEGCLFLDAAPASFGALRSPLIEDPVRPVLDGSSASSDDGTDSSSGSTKRLPARVLGFSTSEGDGVDGYEHITRHAAVAEKLLGNLVRRYPKGKLFTFHAAHDLNPTDSSEEERLRHLSTLQDSLCPDRSVPGRQRQRPHVKAWARQNEGRDILRIFPGARSVAFVPVWDPRKNRWFAGGFIYSRQPTRTFTVEGELSYLRVFSILAVSESLRNELILDEKSKFDALSCMSHELRSPLHGIILGVELLTDTDLNADQRDIVHTLEACGRTLGDTFDHLLDYAKVNNFQTTRRPVHRGIRQGKPHSLEIGMMTLRSNVQIDLLAEEVMDSIFAGFTLQHLSIARLKTQDRTRDPNVTADLYLDSLRAKEDLSLNQSTQVAGVAFNDVLVVFDVDPECLWVFDTQPGAIRRIIMNLFGNALKYTQRGIIKVALSQRAPKREGANRERQVTITVSDTGSGIGEDFLQHQLFRPFSQENSLAPGTGLGLSLVKQMASRLRGRMSVQSQVGSGTSISVTLPLSVPPNVPTNEKHPAVDDAFHQQRMELSGLRIRLLGFDCVMTLVNGEKHDSHAKIGDMCRNWLGLEVLPKTPEAHHAVPDFVLASEDALEEWSTDPTLSMLPCVVVSANALVAYQRSKQRDGYTGIMEFISQPIGPRKLAKVVLRAFDRWSALQAGRMSPGAESSTSEISQAIIEPKIDHHGSEKQPTSTSTIRSSASDDLDSQAQPMLQGKPAPRPKISTTPSIRNVAVQFLLVEDNPINLKILSTYMRKLGLGFNTAINGQQAVEAYKRNPSECRYILTDVSMPVMDGFEATRHIRAYEKASDLAPATIIALTGLASSASQNEAFGSGMDLFLTKPVKLKELGAILNSL; this is encoded by the exons ATGGAGGAGAGCTTCAGCCTGGTTGGAAGCCACTTGGGCCCCAAGGCTGCTGATCTGGCGAATCCATTTTTGCCTGGCGAAGCTTTCGACAGTGTGTCGGACGAACCCCGTGGCAGACAGAGTGTTCCTTCGCTATCCCGAACCCCCTCTTCATCAGACTCGGATGGCACTCAACCAACGCCAGTTTCTGAGTCTGACGGCAGCCAAAGTACGGGCTCTGTGGCACCGGTGGCAAAGCCGGGGAGCCAAGACCCGACGAGTCAGCCCGCCGCCAACTCGGCCTCCGAGGCTCAGTCGGGGCCATCGTGCAAGACCACAAACAATCTCATCTTTTCCAACGCGGCTGAGAAGATTCGGCAAGCCACGGACACGGAAGGATGTCTCTTTCTCGATGCTGCTCCTGCGAGTTTTGGTGCTCTCAGAAGCCCCCTGATTGAGGATCCAGTCAGGCCGGTGCTGGACGGAtcctccgccagcagcgacgacggcacaGACTCGTCTTCTGGTTCTACAAAACGGCTGCCGGCTCGCGTTCTTGGGTTCTCGACCTCCGAAGGTGATGGGGTTGATGGGTATGAGCACATCACACGCCATGCAGCTGTGGCGGAGAAGCTCCTCGGAAACCTTGTCAGACGCTACCCCAAGGGCAAGTTGTTCACCTTCCATGCGGCACACGACCTCAATCCCACCGACTCGTCAGAAGAGGAACGACTAAGACATCTCTCGACACTTCAAGACAGCTTGTGTCCGGATCGCAGCGTCCCGGGGCGACAGCGCCAGAGACCTCATGTCAAGGCTTGGGCGAGGCAGAATGAAGGCAGAGACATTTTGCGCATCTTCCCAGGGGCTCGCAGCGTCGCCTTTGTCCCTGTTTGGGACCCGAGGAAGAACCGCTGGTTCGCTGGTGGGTTTATCTACAGCCGCCAGCCAACGCGCACCTTCACAGTAGAGGGAGAGCTTAGCTATCTGCGCGTCTTCAGTATCCTGGCCGTGTCGGAATCCTTGCGTAACGAGCTCATACTGGACGAGAAGTCCAAGTTTGACGCTTTGAGCTGCATGTCTCATGAGTTGCGATCGCCGCTTCATGGGATCATTCTTGGCGTCGAGCTTCTTACCGACACCGACCTGAATGCTGACCAGAGGGACATAGTCCATACTCTCGAGGCATGCGGGAGAACTCTCGGCGATACTTTCGATCATCTCCTCGACTACGCCAAGGTTAACAATTTCCAAACCACAAGGAGACCAGTCCATAGAGGCATTCGACAAGGCAAGCCGCATTCTCTCGAGATCGGCATGATGACGCTTAGATCCAATGTGCAGATCGACCTGCTTGCTGAAGAGGTAATGGACAGCATATTCGCCGGCTTCACCCTCCAGCACCTGTCTATTGCTCGGCTCAAAACTCAAGACAGGACTCGAGATCCCAATGTCACCGCCGATTTATATCTCGACAGTTTGAGGGCAAAGGAGGATCTTAGTCTTAACCAATCTACCCAAGTCGCCGGAGTCGCCTTCAACGATGTCTTGGTCGTGTTCGATGTCGACCCCGAGTGTCTTTGGGTGTTTGACACCCAACCTGGCGCGATCCGCCGAATCATCATGAATCTCTTTGGCAACGCTTTGAAATACACGCAGCGCGGAATTATCAAAGTAGCTCTCAGTCAGAGGGCTCCCAAGAGGGAGGGCGCCAACCGGGAGCGACAAGTAACCATCACTGTTTCCGACACTGGCTCTGGAATTGGCGAAGACTTCTTGCAGCATCAGTTGTTTAGGCCCTTTTCACAAGAGAATTCGCTAGCTCCCGGAACTGGCCTTGGGCTCAGTCTGGTCAAGCAGATGGCTTCCAGGCTTCGAGGTCGCATGTCGGTGCAGAGCCAAGTTGGTAGTGGAACATCGATCAGCGTGACACTACCGCTCTCCGTACCCCCAAACGTTCCTACCAACGAAAAGCATCCGGCTGTAGATGACGCGTTTCATCAGCAGCGAATGGAGCTTTCGGGGTTGCGTATTCGCTTGCTTGGCTTCGACTGCGTCATGACATTAGTCAATGGCGAGAAACACGACAGCCATGCAAAGATTGGGGACATGTGCCGCAACTGGCTAGGGTTGGAAGTGCTCCCGAAGACCCCGGAGGCACACCATGCCGTCCCTGACTTTGTACTGGCGTCAGAAGATGCCTTAGAAGAATGGTCAACGGATCCGACCCTTTCCATGCTGCCATGTGTGGTTGTGTCGGCCAATGCGCTGGTCGCCTACCAACGTTCGAAACAACGGGACGGATATACAGGAATCATGGAGTTCATTTCACAACC CATTGGGCCCCGAAAACTCGCCAAAGTGGTATTGCGGGCCTTTGATCGATGGTCAGCACTGCAAGCAGGGAGGATGAGCCCTGGAGCGGAATCGTCCACGTCGGAGATATCtcaggccatcatcgagccCAAGATAGACCACCATGGGTCGGAAAAGCAGCCGACAAGCACCTCAACGATAcggtcctcggcctcggacgACTTGGACAGTCAGGCACAGCCAATGCTGCAAGGCAAACCTGCGCCGCGACCGAAGATTTCGACGACGCCTTCCATCCGTAATGTGGCTGTTCAGTTTCTACTGGTTGAGGACAACCCTATAAACCTCAAGATATTGTCCACCTACATGAGAAAGCTCGGGTTGGGGTTTAACACGGCGATCAACGGGCAGCAGGCCGTTGAAGCCTACAAGCGGAATCCTTCAGAGTGCAGGTATATCCTCACCGACGTTTCCATGCCAGTCATGGATGGTTTTGAGGCAACGAGACACATCAGGGCCTACGAGAAAGCATCGGATCTGGCACCGGCGACTATTATTGCGCTGACGGGGTTGGCATCGAGCGCATCTCAGAACGAGGCGTTTGGGAGCGGGATGGATTTGTTTCTCACGAAGCCAGTCAAGCTCAAGGAGCTGGGAGCTATCTTGAACTCACTCTAG